A single region of the Mycobacterium lentiflavum genome encodes:
- a CDS encoding alpha/beta fold hydrolase, with amino-acid sequence MSQVHRFLDCRGTRIHAVEDGPPSPEGPLVVLLHGFPESWYSWRHQIPALAGAGYRVVAIDQRGYGRSSKYRVQSAYRIKELVGDVLGVVDAYGADKAIVIGHDWGAPVAWTFAWLHPDRCAGVVGISVPFAGRGVIGLPGSPFGEHRPNDYHVELAGEGRVWYQDYFSAQDGIIAEIEEDVRGWLIGLTYTVSGEGMIAATKAAVDAGVDLASMDPIDVIRAGPLCMAEGARLKDAFSYPESMPDWLTDADVDFYAGEFERSGFGGPLSFYHNIDNDWHDLADQEGEPLTPPALFIGGQYDVGTAWGAEAVDRAPEVMPNYRGTHMIADVGHWIQQEAPEETNRLLLDFLGGLSK; translated from the coding sequence CAGGTTCACCGTTTCTTGGACTGCCGAGGCACCCGGATTCATGCCGTCGAAGACGGCCCCCCCAGCCCAGAAGGTCCGTTGGTTGTGTTGCTGCACGGTTTTCCGGAGTCCTGGTACTCGTGGCGTCATCAGATTCCCGCACTGGCCGGCGCAGGGTACCGGGTGGTGGCAATCGATCAGCGCGGCTACGGACGTTCGTCGAAGTACCGCGTGCAATCGGCCTACCGCATCAAGGAATTGGTCGGCGACGTGCTCGGCGTCGTCGACGCTTACGGTGCCGACAAAGCCATCGTGATAGGTCATGACTGGGGTGCGCCCGTCGCGTGGACGTTCGCCTGGCTGCATCCGGACAGGTGCGCCGGCGTGGTCGGGATCAGCGTTCCGTTCGCGGGCCGCGGCGTGATTGGCTTGCCGGGCAGCCCCTTCGGTGAGCACCGTCCCAATGACTACCACGTCGAGCTCGCGGGCGAAGGCCGGGTTTGGTACCAGGACTACTTCTCCGCGCAGGACGGGATCATCGCCGAGATCGAAGAGGATGTGCGTGGCTGGCTGATCGGGTTGACCTATACGGTCTCCGGCGAAGGGATGATCGCGGCCACCAAAGCAGCGGTCGACGCGGGCGTCGACCTGGCATCGATGGATCCCATCGACGTGATCCGCGCCGGCCCGCTCTGTATGGCCGAAGGCGCACGGCTCAAGGACGCCTTCAGCTACCCGGAATCGATGCCGGATTGGCTCACCGACGCCGATGTCGATTTCTACGCGGGCGAGTTCGAGCGTTCGGGCTTCGGTGGCCCGCTGAGCTTCTATCACAACATCGACAACGACTGGCACGACCTGGCCGATCAGGAAGGTGAGCCGCTGACGCCGCCCGCGTTGTTCATCGGTGGCCAGTACGACGTCGGCACCGCCTGGGGCGCCGAGGCCGTCGACCGCGCACCCGAAGTGATGCCGAATTATCGTGGGACCCACATGATTGCCGATGTCGGGCACTGGATTCAGCAGGAGGCGCCGGAGGAGACCAACCGGCTGCTGCTCGATTTCCTTGGCGGGCTGAGTAAGTAG
- a CDS encoding 3,4-dihydroxy-2-butanone-4-phosphate synthase produces MKTTDVRVLRAITAMATGQPVVVNDDSGGDGYLVFAADAATPALLAFMIRHTSGYVRVALPGSECERLNLPPMCHRSTALCVSVDVRGTGTGISASDRARTIAALASAVSEASDFLRPGHVVPLQAGTDGVLVRPRPAEAAVDLASLAGRRRAAALCEIVSRRHPALMASGVELTEFAVEHGLPIVSIGELVAYRRRTEPQVIRLTQTVLPTWAGESRVIGFRDAHDSGEHLAMIIGSAGPGVPVPLHVHVECLTGDVFGSKVCGCGRELNGALARMSAQGSGVVVYLRPSGRPRACGLFARNDAAHGDPMPETVAWILRDLGLYALKLSDDMPGFGLVMFGAIREDGIGTHTLAAAG; encoded by the coding sequence ATGAAAACCACCGATGTGCGGGTGCTACGCGCGATCACCGCGATGGCGACCGGCCAACCCGTTGTCGTCAACGATGATTCGGGCGGCGACGGCTACCTTGTCTTTGCCGCCGACGCCGCAACCCCTGCGCTGCTGGCCTTCATGATTCGCCATACCTCCGGCTATGTGCGCGTCGCACTGCCGGGTTCGGAATGCGAGCGGCTGAACCTCCCGCCGATGTGCCACCGGAGCACGGCGCTCTGCGTGTCGGTCGACGTTCGCGGGACGGGCACGGGAATCTCGGCAAGCGATCGTGCGCGCACCATCGCCGCGCTGGCATCCGCCGTATCCGAGGCTTCGGATTTCCTGCGCCCCGGACACGTGGTCCCACTGCAAGCCGGCACGGACGGGGTGCTCGTCCGGCCCCGGCCCGCCGAGGCAGCCGTCGACCTTGCGAGCTTGGCGGGCCGGCGGCGCGCTGCCGCGCTGTGCGAAATCGTCTCGCGGCGCCATCCCGCGCTGATGGCGTCCGGCGTCGAGCTGACCGAATTTGCCGTCGAACATGGGCTGCCGATCGTGTCGATCGGTGAGCTGGTGGCGTATCGGCGCCGGACCGAACCTCAGGTGATTCGGCTGACGCAAACCGTCCTGCCCACCTGGGCGGGCGAATCGCGGGTTATCGGCTTCCGCGACGCACACGACAGTGGCGAGCATCTGGCGATGATCATCGGCTCGGCCGGCCCCGGAGTGCCTGTGCCGCTTCATGTTCACGTCGAGTGCCTGACCGGGGATGTGTTCGGCTCGAAGGTGTGCGGATGCGGCCGGGAACTCAATGGTGCGCTGGCGCGGATGTCCGCCCAGGGAAGCGGTGTGGTTGTGTACCTGCGTCCATCCGGACGGCCGCGGGCCTGTGGCCTGTTCGCCCGCAACGACGCCGCCCATGGTGACCCGATGCCAGAGACCGTCGCGTGGATCTTGCGCGATCTGGGCTTGTACGCCCTCAAACTCTCCGACGACATGCCAGGATTTGGCCTGGTGATGTTCGGGGCGATTCGTGAGGACGGCATCGGAACTCATACGTTGGCGGCGGCGGGTTGA
- a CDS encoding SDR family oxidoreductase, giving the protein MSHPDLAGKAAIVTGAGAGIGLAVAQRLVAEGCGVLCADIDGGAADTAATKIGSGAIGYQVDVSDEQQVSGMVDACVESFGGVDKLVANAGVVHFAPLIETRVEDFDRVIAINLRGAWLCTKHAAPRMIQRGGGAIVNMSSLAGHIGVGGSAAYGVSKAGISHLSRVTAAELRASNIRANALLPAFVDTPMQQIAMTMFDETLGDGGARELISRLQGRMAAPEEMASIVAFLLSDDASMITGTTQIADGGTIAALW; this is encoded by the coding sequence TTGAGCCATCCAGACCTGGCCGGTAAGGCCGCGATCGTCACCGGCGCGGGAGCCGGCATCGGACTCGCGGTGGCGCAGCGACTCGTCGCCGAGGGGTGTGGCGTGCTGTGCGCGGACATCGATGGCGGCGCCGCCGATACCGCCGCGACCAAGATCGGTTCTGGCGCAATCGGTTATCAGGTCGATGTCAGCGACGAGCAACAGGTCAGCGGTATGGTCGACGCCTGCGTCGAATCGTTCGGCGGCGTGGACAAGTTAGTCGCCAATGCCGGTGTCGTTCATTTCGCCCCCCTGATCGAGACGCGGGTCGAAGATTTCGATCGTGTCATCGCGATCAATCTGCGCGGCGCATGGCTGTGCACCAAACATGCGGCGCCGCGAATGATCCAGCGGGGCGGGGGAGCCATCGTCAACATGTCCTCACTTGCCGGCCACATCGGCGTGGGCGGCAGCGCGGCGTACGGTGTGTCCAAGGCCGGCATCAGCCACCTCAGCCGCGTCACCGCCGCGGAACTCCGTGCGTCCAATATCCGCGCCAACGCGCTGTTGCCGGCATTCGTTGATACCCCGATGCAGCAGATAGCGATGACGATGTTCGACGAGACACTCGGAGACGGCGGCGCGCGCGAGCTGATTTCCCGCTTGCAGGGGCGGATGGCCGCACCCGAGGAGATGGCCAGCATCGTGGCGTTCCTGTTGTCCGATGATGCATCGATGATCACCGGAACCACGCAGATCGCCGACGGCGGAACCATCGCCGCGCTGTGGTGA
- a CDS encoding TetR/AcrR family transcriptional regulator, protein METVSQPVRRRPKDRKQQILDQAVGLFIERGFHSVKLEDIAEAAGVTARALYRHYDSKQALLAEAIRTGQDQYQIARRLTAGEAEPSPRPLSADLPDHIAAAVASRSLTVLWQREARYLNEADRAQVRRRINTIVAGMRDNVVLEVPGLSPLHAELRAWAVASTLTGLGRHNLTLPADQLKERLYQACMAAAKTPPVAELTPLEAARDEDGVLFSRYETLLAAGARLFRAQGYPAVSTSEIGKGAGIAGPGLYRSFSSKQAILDALIRRLDEWRSLECIRAIHANSEAAQRLQRMVQGHVRISLDAPDLVAVAITEISYASGEVRDGYLRNQADREAVWIELITELVPETTLVEGRLLVAAAISFIEDVARTWHLTRYVGVADELTAIALSILTSRS, encoded by the coding sequence ATGGAGACCGTCTCCCAGCCCGTTAGGCGCCGCCCGAAAGACCGAAAGCAGCAGATTTTGGACCAGGCCGTCGGGCTGTTCATCGAACGCGGCTTCCATTCGGTCAAGTTAGAGGACATCGCCGAGGCGGCGGGAGTCACCGCGCGCGCGTTGTATCGCCACTACGACAGCAAGCAGGCGTTGCTCGCCGAGGCGATCCGGACCGGTCAGGATCAGTATCAGATCGCGCGTCGCCTGACCGCCGGTGAGGCCGAGCCGTCACCGCGGCCGCTCAGCGCCGATCTGCCCGACCACATCGCCGCGGCCGTGGCATCGCGGTCCCTGACCGTGTTGTGGCAGCGCGAGGCCCGTTACCTCAACGAGGCCGACCGGGCACAGGTGCGTCGCCGGATCAACACGATCGTTGCCGGAATGCGCGACAACGTGGTCCTGGAGGTGCCCGGCCTGAGCCCGCTGCACGCGGAGCTGCGCGCGTGGGCGGTCGCGAGCACGCTGACCGGCCTAGGCAGGCACAACCTCACGCTTCCGGCCGATCAACTCAAAGAGCGCCTGTACCAAGCATGTATGGCTGCGGCCAAGACGCCTCCCGTCGCGGAGTTGACACCGCTAGAGGCCGCGCGGGACGAGGACGGGGTGCTGTTCTCGCGCTACGAGACCTTGCTCGCCGCCGGTGCGCGACTGTTCCGCGCGCAGGGATATCCGGCCGTCAGCACCAGTGAAATCGGCAAGGGCGCCGGGATCGCCGGTCCTGGCCTGTATCGGTCCTTCTCATCGAAACAGGCCATCTTGGATGCGCTCATCCGCCGCCTCGACGAGTGGCGGAGCCTCGAGTGTATCCGTGCTATCCACGCGAATTCTGAAGCAGCGCAGCGTCTTCAGAGAATGGTGCAGGGGCACGTGCGGATCAGCCTGGATGCTCCCGACCTTGTTGCCGTTGCGATCACCGAAATCTCGTACGCCTCTGGCGAGGTGCGCGACGGATATCTGAGAAATCAGGCCGACCGCGAAGCCGTCTGGATCGAGCTGATCACCGAGCTGGTCCCCGAGACCACCCTCGTCGAGGGGCGGCTGCTGGTGGCGGCGGCGATCAGCTTTATCGAAGACGTCGCTCGCACATGGCATCTCACGCGATACGTCGGAGTCGCGGACGAACTCACCGCGATTGCCTTGTCCATCCTGACCAGCCGGTCCTGA
- a CDS encoding limonene-1,2-epoxide hydrolase family protein: protein MTDTKEASEKLVRDFLGSWQGRSLDSICAGFADDAVYHNVPVDPIEGIDGIRAVFQAFLDAFSDAKLDVLSLAAEPGLVLAERIDYFTMNDGRKVILPVTGVFEVKNGKIARFSDYFDLADFERQSGMKL, encoded by the coding sequence ATGACCGATACCAAGGAAGCCAGCGAGAAGCTCGTCCGAGACTTTCTCGGGTCCTGGCAGGGGCGCAGCTTGGACAGCATCTGCGCCGGTTTTGCCGACGACGCGGTCTACCACAATGTGCCTGTCGATCCGATCGAGGGCATCGACGGTATCCGTGCGGTTTTCCAGGCGTTTCTGGACGCGTTCTCGGATGCCAAGCTGGACGTCCTCAGCCTGGCCGCCGAGCCGGGTCTGGTGCTCGCCGAACGCATCGACTACTTCACGATGAACGACGGCCGCAAAGTCATACTCCCGGTGACCGGCGTGTTCGAGGTCAAGAACGGCAAGATCGCCCGCTTCAGTGACTACTTTGATCTCGCGGACTTCGAGCGGCAGAGCGGAATGAAGCTGTAG
- a CDS encoding aldehyde dehydrogenase family protein produces the protein MIDAAQRSRILNYIAEARAAGATVALGGEAITGESFDKGFWVAPTILTGVTNDMTSRRYTWTCPADARPSHTTSCSETPIMLERQPTSGTLASRTYADAASARLVAFSLRSTLLT, from the coding sequence GTGATCGACGCGGCCCAGCGCAGTCGCATCCTGAACTACATCGCCGAGGCACGGGCGGCTGGGGCCACCGTCGCACTCGGTGGCGAAGCGATCACGGGTGAATCATTCGACAAGGGGTTCTGGGTTGCGCCAACGATTCTCACCGGCGTTACGAACGACATGACGTCAAGACGGTACACCTGGACTTGTCCGGCGGACGCGAGGCCAAGCCATACGACGTCTTGCTCGGAAACGCCGATAATGCTTGAGCGTCAGCCTACTTCGGGCACGCTGGCAAGCCGCACATACGCCGACGCCGCCTCCGCACGGTTGGTCGCGTTCAGCTTGCGCAGCACCCTCTTGACGTGA
- a CDS encoding LuxR C-terminal-related transcriptional regulator has product MSDPDAFPTLAEGNHPGWASRPARESDAARRYREAFQECEVDPTDDPLAVVAEAIDNKAAIVRSALEARGDEHALNALEGMLDLCSLERELIEDGAKRRTFALLAVQEGLSKLRAVDDVATIVDRAPREMVESCGFDRAVLFRVHEGRMVMESAYFGEDTAGAEKMVAFAQSVAPLLDHMLIETQMIRRHAPAIVRDARNDPRVNRPIIDFSLTHSYCAAPIMPTGKVIGFLHADRLYSGRIVDEIDRDTVWAFAEGFGYAYERTVLLERMRRQHTEVQRALASADEAARALQDADLDLRKIEPVERSPAARSLAEVQTRVMTMLTRREVEVLRLMAAGRTNQQIADELVISAGTVKSHVKRVLRKLNATNRAEAASAYVRLASVPEVG; this is encoded by the coding sequence ATGTCCGATCCTGACGCGTTCCCCACGCTGGCCGAAGGTAACCACCCCGGTTGGGCGTCACGTCCGGCCCGCGAATCGGACGCCGCCCGCCGCTACCGGGAGGCATTTCAGGAGTGCGAGGTGGATCCCACCGACGATCCGTTGGCGGTGGTGGCCGAGGCCATCGATAACAAAGCGGCGATCGTGCGGAGTGCGTTGGAGGCGCGCGGGGATGAGCACGCGCTCAACGCGCTCGAAGGAATGCTGGACCTGTGCTCGCTGGAGCGGGAGTTGATCGAGGACGGCGCCAAGCGGCGCACGTTCGCGTTGTTGGCGGTGCAGGAGGGCTTGAGCAAGCTGCGCGCCGTCGACGATGTGGCGACGATCGTCGATCGGGCACCCCGCGAAATGGTGGAATCGTGTGGATTCGACCGCGCCGTGCTCTTTCGCGTGCATGAGGGCCGAATGGTCATGGAATCGGCGTATTTCGGTGAGGACACCGCGGGTGCGGAGAAGATGGTCGCCTTCGCGCAGTCGGTCGCTCCGCTGCTGGATCACATGCTGATCGAAACGCAGATGATCCGTCGGCATGCGCCCGCGATCGTGCGCGACGCCCGCAACGATCCACGCGTTAATCGGCCGATCATCGATTTCTCGTTGACGCATTCGTACTGCGCGGCCCCAATCATGCCGACGGGCAAGGTGATTGGCTTCCTGCATGCCGACCGGCTCTACTCGGGCCGCATTGTCGACGAGATCGACCGCGACACGGTGTGGGCGTTCGCCGAGGGGTTCGGATACGCCTACGAACGTACGGTCCTGCTGGAGCGAATGCGGCGCCAGCACACCGAGGTCCAGCGGGCGCTGGCGTCCGCGGACGAGGCCGCCCGTGCACTGCAGGATGCGGACCTGGACTTGCGCAAGATCGAGCCGGTCGAGCGCAGCCCCGCCGCAAGGTCGTTGGCCGAGGTGCAGACCCGGGTGATGACGATGCTGACGCGCCGCGAGGTCGAGGTGCTGCGGCTGATGGCAGCCGGCCGCACCAATCAGCAGATCGCCGATGAACTGGTGATCTCGGCGGGCACCGTCAAGTCTCACGTCAAGAGGGTGCTGCGCAAGCTGAACGCGACCAACCGTGCGGAGGCGGCGTCGGCGTATGTGCGGCTTGCCAGCGTGCCCGAAGTAGGCTGA
- a CDS encoding cytochrome P450, translating to MSSAPVSESVSAIELLPTPVGVANPYPLYEQLRKLSPVAGYRDWPPGTIPGADEPVTAWALFRYDQVFDAAKDSTTFSSRDPLQEASSAPSLMLVNTDPPTHEVERKLVSQAFSPRRVKKLEGWLNELVPQLLESLGDGSDGTVEVMEFAAEVPTRAMVRLLGLPDGDHVRFRRWANAFMLSSSLTPEERIASNEEMVTTFATRLAEHTARLAEQETADDSEGVEDAEDLISALLRAEVDGQRLTPEEIVRFCVTLVVAGSETTTFLIGNLLHALAREPEVQARLRTDRSLLNLFVEETLRLDGPPQRLFRIATRDVEIDGKLIRKGDWVALFFGSANRDPAVFANPDRLDINRPNIRQQLSLGHGLHFCLGASLARLEVMAVLNAVLDRYQSIGLTDDPGTKQTASLLTHAYVRLPLHLS from the coding sequence ATGTCCTCAGCGCCCGTTTCGGAATCGGTTTCCGCCATCGAGTTACTTCCCACCCCCGTTGGCGTCGCCAATCCGTATCCGCTGTATGAGCAGCTGAGAAAGCTCTCACCCGTTGCGGGGTACCGGGATTGGCCGCCGGGAACCATTCCGGGAGCCGACGAGCCCGTCACCGCGTGGGCACTGTTCCGGTACGACCAGGTTTTCGACGCCGCCAAAGACAGCACGACCTTCTCGTCGCGCGACCCGCTGCAAGAGGCCTCATCGGCGCCAAGCCTGATGCTGGTCAACACCGACCCGCCCACGCACGAAGTGGAACGAAAGTTGGTCAGCCAGGCGTTCTCCCCGCGCCGCGTCAAGAAGCTCGAGGGCTGGCTGAACGAGCTGGTCCCGCAATTGCTCGAGTCACTCGGTGACGGCAGCGACGGGACCGTGGAGGTGATGGAATTCGCCGCCGAGGTTCCGACCCGGGCCATGGTGCGACTGCTGGGATTGCCCGACGGCGACCACGTCCGATTTCGGCGCTGGGCCAACGCCTTCATGCTCTCGTCGTCGCTGACCCCCGAAGAGCGCATCGCCAGCAACGAGGAGATGGTGACGACGTTCGCCACGCGACTCGCCGAGCACACTGCCCGACTGGCGGAGCAAGAGACCGCCGACGATAGCGAGGGAGTTGAGGACGCCGAGGACCTGATTTCGGCGCTGCTGCGCGCCGAGGTAGACGGGCAGCGTCTCACCCCGGAGGAGATCGTGCGGTTCTGCGTCACCCTCGTGGTGGCCGGCAGTGAGACCACGACCTTTCTGATCGGCAACCTGCTGCACGCGCTGGCGCGGGAGCCCGAGGTCCAGGCGCGCCTGCGCACTGACCGATCCCTGCTGAATCTCTTTGTGGAAGAGACACTTCGGCTCGACGGGCCGCCGCAACGGCTGTTCCGCATCGCCACTCGGGACGTCGAGATCGACGGCAAGCTGATCCGCAAAGGGGATTGGGTGGCGTTGTTCTTCGGCTCGGCCAACCGGGATCCCGCGGTGTTTGCGAATCCCGATCGACTCGACATCAATCGGCCGAACATTCGCCAACAGCTCTCGCTGGGTCACGGGCTGCACTTCTGCCTCGGCGCTTCGCTGGCCCGCCTGGAGGTTATGGCGGTGCTCAATGCGGTGCTCGATCGTTACCAGTCGATCGGTCTTACCGACGACCCCGGCACCAAGCAGACCGCCAGCCTGCTAACCCACGCCTATGTCCGTCTGCCCCTTCACCTTTCATGA
- a CDS encoding nuclear transport factor 2 family protein — translation MTSNESRNIAATRAIYAAVPAGDLPTALRYLDPEVRITYYGTETIPYAGDYHGINEATMFFTKVGENIEIVEMEEWKFIAQGDELATWGRQRFRRLATGHEWESEFAHIITLRDGRWLHFRDFMNSALTLQAFL, via the coding sequence ATGACCAGCAACGAGTCCCGCAATATCGCGGCCACCAGGGCCATTTACGCCGCGGTCCCCGCCGGCGATCTGCCAACCGCGCTGAGGTATCTCGATCCCGAGGTGCGGATTACCTACTACGGCACCGAGACGATCCCTTACGCAGGCGATTACCACGGCATCAACGAAGCGACGATGTTCTTCACCAAAGTCGGGGAGAACATCGAGATCGTCGAGATGGAGGAGTGGAAGTTCATCGCCCAAGGCGACGAACTCGCCACCTGGGGCCGGCAACGCTTCCGGCGGCTCGCCACCGGGCACGAATGGGAATCCGAATTCGCGCATATCATTACGCTGCGCGACGGTCGCTGGTTGCACTTCCGGGATTTCATGAACTCGGCGCTCACCCTGCAGGCCTTCTTATGA
- a CDS encoding ferredoxin, producing MKVAADREICMSAGMCVMTAEEFFDQDDDGVVLLVSDEVADTDLARRVRNAVNLCPSGALQLVPERPIRPT from the coding sequence ATGAAAGTCGCTGCGGACCGGGAGATCTGCATGTCCGCCGGAATGTGCGTGATGACCGCCGAGGAGTTCTTCGATCAGGACGACGACGGCGTGGTGCTGCTCGTCTCCGACGAAGTTGCGGACACCGACCTGGCGCGCCGGGTGCGCAACGCAGTGAACCTGTGCCCGTCGGGTGCGCTGCAGTTGGTTCCGGAGCGACCCATTCGACCAACGTGA
- a CDS encoding MlaE family ABC transporter permease: MVMVVGQAAKPVRAMGDFFVMSVETFVSIVRPPFAWREYLHQCWFVARVSTLPGVLMTIPWAVISGFLFNVLLTDIGAADFSGTGCAIFTVDQSAPIVTVLVVAGAGATAMCADLGARTIREELDALRVMGINPIQALAVPRVLAATTVSLALSSVVTATGLIGAFFCSVFLMHVSAGAWVAGLTTLTHTVDVIISMIKATLFGLMAGLIACYKGMSVGGGPAGVGRAVNETVVFAFIVLFVINIIVTAVGMPFMVS; the protein is encoded by the coding sequence ATGGTGATGGTGGTCGGTCAGGCAGCGAAGCCGGTCCGCGCGATGGGCGACTTCTTCGTGATGTCTGTGGAGACGTTCGTGTCCATCGTCCGGCCACCGTTCGCGTGGCGTGAGTACCTCCATCAGTGCTGGTTTGTGGCGCGGGTGTCGACACTGCCGGGGGTGTTGATGACGATCCCGTGGGCGGTGATTTCGGGCTTTCTTTTCAATGTCCTGCTGACCGATATCGGCGCGGCAGATTTTTCCGGCACCGGCTGCGCGATCTTCACCGTGGACCAAAGTGCCCCGATAGTCACGGTATTGGTCGTAGCCGGCGCGGGGGCCACCGCCATGTGTGCCGATCTGGGCGCCCGCACCATCCGCGAGGAACTCGACGCGCTGCGGGTGATGGGCATCAACCCGATTCAAGCGCTGGCGGTTCCGCGGGTGTTGGCAGCCACCACCGTCTCCTTGGCCCTGAGTTCGGTGGTGACCGCGACCGGCCTGATCGGCGCGTTCTTCTGTTCGGTATTCCTGATGCACGTCTCGGCGGGTGCGTGGGTGGCGGGTCTGACCACCCTTACCCACACGGTCGACGTGATCATCTCGATGATCAAGGCGACTTTGTTCGGGCTGATGGCGGGGCTGATCGCCTGTTACAAGGGCATGTCGGTCGGTGGAGGCCCGGCGGGCGTCGGCCGGGCGGTGAACGAGACCGTGGTGTTTGCCTTCATCGTCTTGTTCGTCATCAACATCATCGTCACCGCCGTCGGTATGCCGTTCATGGTGTCGTGA
- a CDS encoding ABC transporter permease, protein MTVSAPSRTSVQRISRSVAGEWNRMGSQVRFYVSTIAGVPDAVMHYRGELLRVIAQMGLGVGTLAVIGGTVVIVGFLAMTTGAIVAVQGYNQFASVGVEALTGFASAFFNTREIQPGTVMVALAATVGAGATAQLGAMRINEEIDALEVIGIRSVSYLASTRVLAGVVVAIPLFCVGLMTAYLAARIGTTAVYGQSSGVYDHYFNTFLRPTDVLWSSFEVVVVSLMIMLVCTYYGYTAHGGPAGVGEAVGRAVRASMVLASIAIVIMTLAIYGQSPDFHLAS, encoded by the coding sequence ATGACGGTCAGCGCTCCGAGCAGGACAAGCGTACAGCGCATTTCCAGATCTGTTGCGGGCGAGTGGAATCGAATGGGCTCGCAGGTGCGATTCTATGTCAGCACCATCGCGGGGGTCCCCGACGCAGTCATGCACTACCGAGGCGAACTGCTGCGGGTGATCGCGCAAATGGGTTTGGGTGTCGGGACTCTCGCGGTGATCGGCGGTACCGTCGTCATCGTCGGGTTCTTGGCGATGACCACCGGCGCAATCGTCGCGGTGCAGGGCTACAACCAGTTCGCCTCCGTGGGTGTGGAAGCCCTAACCGGCTTCGCATCGGCGTTCTTCAACACCCGCGAGATTCAGCCGGGAACCGTCATGGTCGCACTGGCCGCCACCGTCGGCGCCGGTGCCACCGCCCAGCTGGGTGCGATGCGGATCAACGAGGAAATCGATGCGCTCGAGGTGATCGGGATCCGCAGCGTCAGCTACCTCGCCAGCACCCGGGTACTGGCGGGAGTGGTGGTGGCGATCCCGCTGTTTTGCGTCGGGCTCATGACGGCCTATCTCGCCGCCCGCATCGGGACCACGGCGGTCTATGGGCAGAGCTCCGGTGTGTACGACCACTACTTCAACACATTCCTGCGCCCGACCGATGTGCTCTGGTCGTCGTTCGAGGTTGTCGTCGTCTCGCTGATGATCATGCTGGTGTGTACCTACTACGGGTACACCGCACACGGCGGGCCTGCCGGCGTCGGCGAAGCCGTCGGCCGCGCCGTGCGCGCCTCGATGGTTCTCGCCTCGATCGCGATCGTCATCATGACGCTGGCCATCTATGGCCAGTCGCCGGACTTCCACCTGGCGAGCTAG